The genomic segment ATATACTTTATTCAGTGGCCTGACGCGGATCAGAATTCAGATGTTGTCACTTGGAATTTGCAGTATGTTCGAGCCTAGGAGATAAGAGGGTACATGCACCAGCGGTCAGCATCTCATTCTCATCCTCTTCTTTTTCAGCACTGATCCAGCAGAGGACATTTATCATATCAACATGCAGCAGCCTACACAAACAAAGAAACGAAGGAAACATTTGAGTGCAGACAAAAAAATCTCTCTTTATTGTCTGATTCCCTTCATCCTTCAACCCCACTTCCCATGGAGGGCATGTCAAAgttgttgttggttttttttttttttcataatttttaaaaccaaaatcttCTCCTCCGTCCTTTTCCATAACACCTTGGAGATTCTCCATGTCTTTGCACTCACTACTgctctttcttttcaaaattcaatCGAATATACGAGGACCAAACTCTTTCATTTCCATCACAAAAATGCACCTCTGCCACTCTGAAGCCCTCTTGTGTATACAGTTTGATTAGAACAACCGTAACGGATCCATCCCATATGCGAGCATCCTTCGTTCAAGGATTTAAACTctgtaaattttcattttttgctTGAGAAGCAGCCAGGGACGATACAACAACTCAAAAGATGCTCAGAGGAGCACTTAAACCATGGTATAAAAGCAGTGGATAGCTAATTCATTATGTATAATTGGTTTTACCCGAGCTGCATCAATAATTGGGGAAATGACTGTACCAAAAGCGacaaaatcaaacccaaaaaaccaGCCATTTGCAGCAATCATCCTCATGTCCATTCCAATCAAGAAAACTAATGAATGATTCCACGAATAACATACAGAAATGCAATGGTTAATGGGTCCACAAGATAAGCACTTCTTCAATCAAATTGTCTGTTTCAGTCATTGTTTGTGGAAGAGTCATCAAGGTAAAAGGGACTGTAATGTAATGCAATGACATCATTAGTATGCACTGCGAAACTCTATTTACAAAATCAGAACTTTGAAAGAGATGGGAAGAGAATATCTGTAAGAAAGAAGCAAAGAACCTATGTAAAAGATAAGCAAAGTTTCAACTGGTTCCACTGCTGTGGGATTCACTGGGCCCTTCAACTCTTGtttatctttctttctcttaaagTACTCGTGTCTTCTTTTAAGCAACCTAAGGTAGCAACTTCcattatcttaattaatctttaCGAAAACTGAAACAATCAAGAGATTACTGTTAACGGGGACAAATTAGTGGTCAAAAGGATGTTCACCCAGAACATCAGATTCTAAACTTGAGGTGCTTGATGCAAAACCAGATAGCTATTAAAAAAAGTTGCTTTCTCCAATTGTCTCAAAGAAACTACAAAACAAAAGGCCAATAATGCTCAAGGTCACAACAGAAGTTCCTGTTCCCACTTCCCCCAACAAAGTCAAAAAGGCTGGAAATAATTTTCAGGACAAGAgcttcaaaaaaattgaagactTACTACCTTGGGgggttttttaaaagttctaaGCAGTATACAACACATCAAACCTTCACTGCAATGCCCCCCAGACATCATGAGGAATCTTTTGACAAACACCGGAAAGAATAAAGCGGGTAGGTGTAAGTTCCCATCAAAAGCAGATCGGTAGATATGATCAGAAAATGGTGattatcatcatcaatattaacaGACAAATCAGATTTAGGCAGCTCTAGAGAGCTGAGTGGCCTTTGAATGTCACACATTATCTCTTAAATTACAGAGAGTGATAAGGGTATGGTCAATTAAGCAATTTATTAAAATCGGAAAAAAGTACAGATGAGGAATCCTATATACAGCACATCAACAAAGAAAGAACAAAGTAATAAATTTATTAGagaataaatataacaaatcaaGATCAAGcattgttaaattaaaatttctatccagatttttttttcttaagaacaaAACGAGACAAAATTAGAAAGACCTGGGAAATACAATATGCAATAAAGATGCATAATTGAGATTGATCAACAAGATGATACAATTACACATAACTTTATGTAAATTTGTTAAATTGTTATTACAATGGATTTGCTTAAAATTAAACTGAAGCTAAAAGGCTCAAGATCACATATCACTAACAAGGAAGAGACATATAACCTCATCAAGTTCTTTTTCCTCCAATATCAAAATgctcttcttattttttaccATGAAATAAAGTGGAGAATCTCTATGAAAGCTCAGTTGAATTGATTACCCGGATCTAATTCTCTTCGAATTGGCCTTTCCATTAGACTTCAATATCCCACTTGATTCACCTTCTGATGAAGGTTCCATTGACCTGGTGAAATTGTTCGAAAGATCAGCATAAAGGTCAACCACCCTTCTAATGTTGTTGTTTAGCTCCTTAATCAAACCAACATTTCGAGTCAAGTTGTCAGGGATCTTCGATTCATGGTTTTGGTTTATCTCATTAATTAGCAACCTGTTTTGATCTAGAATATTCTGAACTTGCACAAAACTCTTCTGGAATGTTTGCAAGACCTTGCCATCTACTTGGTTTCCATTGCTTAAGCCTGAAAATAAATCACCTTCCATTTCAATCTCCCTTCAATTGATCAAAACCAGTCCTTTTTCctgcataaaaaataactcaatcaAAAACCaacagagggaaaaaaaatagaagacagAACCGAAAGGTTAGTTTTACTAAATGGAAAGCTCtctaaattgaattattttatctgATCCCTCTGTACTTTTACAATAAAAATCACAGGGAATAAGAAAAAAGCCATGGAATGATATTTAGCCTATGTTTGGTTAATGAGGAAATacagtaaaagaaaataaacaaagccAGATGCAATAATTGGGCTTGGTTTGAAGTGACTATACACAATTCTTCGCTTCTCCTGcattttctcaaaaaccaaaCAGATCACCAAGACAATGTAAAgagcagataaaaaaaacaaaaatgaaacagGCATATATGTGTAAGTATTGATCACTTCattacattaaaaagaaaagcagacTGCTTTTTTTCCACAAAAAGGAACCTTTCTCTAAAAACCCAATCCCAAGTTAAAAGACCATGAGTGGAGGATAACTCTAAACTATGAAAGACCCCAACAAACCAGTCAATGCCAGATTAATacccataaagaaaaaaagtactctcacaagaaaacaagaaagacatCAAAATGAGTTCACATAATCTTTGAGAGAAACAATAATACAAGACCAGATTAGCtgggagagaaagaaagagagatctatatttcttgaagtggaaaacaaaaagcaaaagcTTTTGACTAGCACGTGAATTCTAGGAAACAACCAAGCAAAATTGTATttacaaaacaagaaaagaaaaaaaaatcccaataactaatttcaaaaagaagaaactttAACGTTTTACACTTTAGTCCATAGCTTATATTTTACAAGATAGACTCACATAAAGAAACCTTGAAGGCGTAAATTATCTTTCAAAAAACTTCCTAATCTTGACACAGAAACACTATGAAAGCATAAaaggaaaggagagagaaaaaatcgaATCCTGACAGTCGTTGTCGTCGACTCTACTTACCTTGAACAGAATCAGAAACATTTTAGTGGGCTTGAGGTAACGAAAGGAAAAGTCAATTTTCTCAAGAAAACACTGGATTTTCTCGAGAAAGATTGTATGAAGACGAATGGAACTTTTGTGGGATTTCAAAGAAAGGCCCAGAAATCatgaaaaaccaaaacaaacagaaacaaaaggaaGGAAGGGAGACagggatagagagagagagagagagagagagagagagagagagaggggtatAGAAGAAAGATTTGATTGACAGAGAAATAAGAAAGAattatttagagagagagagatacaaAGAAATAACGTTTTGTTTTGTCTGATagattctttctttctctctaccGCTTACCTCGTTAGCTTCACCAGCAGTactttcgtttttttttattttattatttttgttcatgaCTGAAGCTTTTATACCCTGCAACGCTACCCAGCTTTTTTTAACTACGTTTTGAATCCTAGCCGTCCATTTAAGCCTTAACTGCAACGGCGTCGAATAGAGTCCCCAACTTAAACATCCTGAGAACGACGCCGCATCGAGTCTCCAACTATATACGCGTGCGCTCTCTTTTTCGCGCCCGCCAGTGCTCATTTTCCGAGAAAAACCACAGAAAAATCCTCAAAATTTTCACAAACCAAACACAGGTCCTACTCAATCATCACAGGCCTCCATGGGCCTTCTCATCTCTTCAGCGCTCGAAGAAATTTGTTACCATGGTCCCGCTGGAGtgtctctctcctctctctgttCGACACTAGCTCTAACTCCTCCTTCAATCAAAGCCTCTCTATGGACAAACCTGCTATCAATACCTTCTCTTCAATTCACTGTTCCCGGGAACGACATGCCGTTTAGCCCCGATGATGACAAAATCAAGCGTTTTGAAGACGCCGAGAAGCTCTACTTGAAAATTGTAGCCAAAGAGCACCTTAGGGATTCCTTTGTCGGTCTTTACGACACTACGTCTACTGGAATCTCTTCCAATCAACGCAGTGCTCTTAAACGATTTGCCGttgctagtttttttcttctcccttccaaatttacaaaaaataaaaattcctgCTAATAATTGAGTTGAGAATTGCATAAAATTTGGTCGATTAAGGGTGTTTGATTGTGAGACAACCTGCGGTTGTGAAGATGAAAGATGTGAGTATCACGACCAATTTGTTGTATTTATACGGTCACGCAAAGCATTTGGGCATTGAACAGAGGTTTGAGGAAAGTGTGGAAGAAAGTGGTGTCCATAGGGATGGTTTTGATGGGGATTCCTCTTGCAAAGACAATGTGGTCGTGAGGGATTATCAACCGGCTATGAAAcccaatataataataactaaaaaatttaaaaaaattaagagaagattctaatcaaaatcatcaattatataaaataaaatatttatttaattgtgattactaaatttatttaattaaattaataaaaaataaattaaactcataatttaaaaaataaatataaatataactgATTGAATAaacttacattataaaaaatgttaCATAAGGTCAAACACATcgacaatattatttaaaaatgaactttatttgtataaaaacaattataaatgaattataataatatcttgaaaaatcaaacaaaaatagagcaac from the Populus nigra chromosome 1, ddPopNigr1.1, whole genome shotgun sequence genome contains:
- the LOC133683631 gene encoding protein ELF4-LIKE 4-like; this translates as MEGDLFSGLSNGNQVDGKVLQTFQKSFVQVQNILDQNRLLINEINQNHESKIPDNLTRNVGLIKELNNNIRRVVDLYADLSNNFTRSMEPSSEGESSGILKSNGKANSKRIRSG